Proteins encoded within one genomic window of Oncorhynchus masou masou isolate Uvic2021 chromosome 1, UVic_Omas_1.1, whole genome shotgun sequence:
- the LOC135541255 gene encoding fibroblast growth factor receptor 1-A-like isoform X7, producing the protein MPQRSGWSSSHRVINSCSAPHRMLAVQSVLVVLAFLAQILPSQARPAIPDEVVPAPPVKIQAELYTLYPGDRLELKCSTESVNWTKDDTLVVDGEHTRLRDGQLEIEGVEPADSGLYTCVAFGNHSSYFSVNVTVDILASSEDEEEEDESSSEEAKLSSSQKLLPMAPQWAQPEKMEKKLHAVPASKTVKFRCQASGNPTPTLKWFKNGKEFKRDQRIGGFKVREHMWTIIMESVVPSDKGNYTCVVENQHGSINHTYQLDVVERSPHRPILQAGLPANNTAVVGSDVEFECKVFSDPQPHIQWLKHIEVNGSRVGPDGLPYVRVLKHSGVNSSDTQVLTLYNVTEEESGEYICKVSNYIGEANQSAWLTVIRHEAQAVPPSPPPNQTYLEVLIYCVGFFLIAVMVAMAIILKMRSSSKKSDFSSQLAVHKLAKSIPLRRQVSVDSSSSLHSGVMLVRPSRLSSSGSPMLSGVSEYELPQDPRWELPRDRLVLGKPLGEGCFGQVVMGEAVGMDKEKPNRITKVAVKMLKSDATEKDLSDLISEMEMMKIIGKHKNIINLLGACTQDGPLYVIVEYASKGNLREYLRARRPPGMEYCYNPDQVPIENMSIKDLVSCAYQVARGMEYLSSKKCIHRDLAARNVLVTEDNVMKIADFGLARDIHHIDYYKKTTNGRLPVKWMAPEALFDRIYTHQSDVWSFGVLLWEIFTLGGSPYPGVPVEELFKLLKEGHRMDKPSTCTHELYMMMRDCWHAVPSHRPTFKQLVEDLDRTLAMTSNQEYLELSVPLDQYSPSYPDTRSSTCSSGEDSVFSHDAGAEEPCLPKFPPHSNGVAIKKR; encoded by the exons ATGCCCCAGAGGTCCGGATGGAGTTCCAGTCACAGAGTAATCAACAGCTGTAGCGCACCCCACAGGATGTTGGCGGTGCAGAGTGTGCTGGTGGTTCTGGCCTTTCTTGCCCAGATTTTACCCTCCCAGGCCCGGCCTGCCATCCCAGATGAAG TCGTCCCTGCACCACCTGTGAAAATCCAAGCGGAGCTTTACACCCTGTACCCTGGAGACCGACTGGAGCTGAAATGTAGCACTGAGTCAGTCAACTGGACCAAGGACGACACATTGGTGGTGGATGGGGAGCACACACGTTTACGAGACGGCCAACTGGAGATCGAGGGGGTGGAGCCGGCTGACTCGGGCCTGTACACCTGCGTCGCCTTTGGCAACCACAGCTCCTACTTCTCTGTCAATGTCACAG TTGATATCCTGGCATCCTctgaagatgaagaagaggaggatgagtcTTCCTCAGAGGAGGCAAAGCTGTCCAGCAGTCAAAAGCTTTTGC CAATGGCCCCTCAGTGGGCTCAGCCAGAGAAGATGGAAAAAAAGTTGCATGCTGTCCCAGCCAGTAAGACTGTCAAGTTCCGCTGCCAGGCCAGTGGGAACCCTACCCCAACACTCAAGTGGTTCAAGAACGGCAAGGAGTTCAAGAGGGATCAGCGCATCGGGGGCTTCaag GTTCGAGAACACATGTGGACCATAATCATGGAGTCTGTAGTGCCATCCGACAAAGGAAACTACACCTGTGTAGTAGAAAACCAACATGGAAGCATTAACCACACATACCAGCTGGATGTTGTCG AGCGTTCCCCCCACAGACCCATCCTGCAGGCGGGACTGCCAGCCAATAACACTGCGGTGGTGGGCAGTGATGTGGAGTTTGAGTGTAAGGTGTTCAGCGACCCCCAGCCTCACATCCAGTGGCTGAAGCACATCGAGGTCAATGGAAGCCGCGTGGGCCCTGATGGCTTACCCTACGTCCGTGTCCTCAAG CACTCTGGGGTTAATAGCTCGGACACTCAGGTGTTGACCCTCTACaatgtcactgaggaggagagcgGGGAGTATATATGTAAAGTGTCCAATTATATAGGCGAGGCCAATCAGTCAGCCTGGCTGACCGTCATCAGGCATGAGGCCCAAG CAGTccccccttctccaccacccaACCAAACCTACCTGGAAGTGCTGATCTACTGTGTGGGCTTCTTCCTCATTGCTGTCATGGTGGCCATGGCCATCATCTTAAAGATGCGCAGCTCGTCCAAGAAGAGTGACTTCAGCAGTCAGCTGGCTGTCCACAAGCTGGCTAAAAGCATCCCTCTGCGCAGACAG GTGTCAGTGGACTCTAGCTCCTCCCTCCACTCCGGGGTGATGTTGGTGCGGCCCTCCCGCCTCTCATCCAGCGGCTCTCCTATGCTGTCTGGGGTGTCTGAGTACGAGTTGCCCCAGGATCCACGCTGGGAGCTGCCCAGAGACCG ACTGGTGCTGGGGAAACCCTTGGGAGAAGGCTGCTTTGGCCAGGTGGTGAtgggagaggctgtagggatggACAAAGAGAAGCCAAACAGGATCACCAAAGTGGCCGTGAAGATGCTCAAAT CTGATGCTACAGAGAAAGACCTGTCAGATCTTATCTCTGAAATGGAGATGATGAAGATCATTGGGAAGCACAAGAACATCATTAACCTGCTGGGAGCCTGTACCCAGGATG gtcCTCTCTATGTTATTGTGGAGTATGCCTCCAAGGGAAACCTCCGGGAGTACCTGAGAGCTCGGCGTCCACCAGGCATGGAGTACTGCTACAACCCTGACCAGGTGCCCATAGAGAACATGTCTATCAAAGACCTGGTGTCCTGTGCCTACCAGGTGGCCCGCGGCATGGAGTACCTGTCCTCTAAGAAG TGTATCCACAGAGACCTGGCTGCCCGCAACGTACTGGTGACTGAGGACAATGTGATGAAGATCGCAGACTTTGGCCTGGCCAGAGATATCCACCATATTGATTACTATAAGAAGACCACCAAT GGTCGTTTGCCAGTCAAGTGGATGGCCCCAGAAGCTCTATTTGACCGGATATACACACACCAAAGTGATGT ATGGTCTTTCGGGGTGCTGCTGTGGGAGATCTTCACACTGGGGGGCTCGCCGTACCCGGGGGTTCCTGTGGAGGAATTGTTCAAGCTGCTGAAGGAGGGCCACCGCATGGACAAGCCCTCCACCTGCACCCATGAACT ATACATGATGATGAGGGACTGCTGGCATGCTGTTCCCTCTCACCGGCCCACGTTCAAACAGCTGGTGGAAGACCTGGACCGCACCCTGGCCATGACGTCCAACCAG GAGTACTTGGAGCTGTCTGTGCCTCTGGACCAGTATTCCCCCAGCTACCCTGACACACGCAGCTCCACCTGCTCCTCGGGCGAGGACTCGGTCTTCTCCCACGATGCTGGTGCTGAGGAGCCCTGCCTGCCAAAGTTCCCTCCCCACTCCAACGGGGTGGCCATCAAGAAACGCTGA